A region of Lacinutrix sp. Hel_I_90 DNA encodes the following proteins:
- a CDS encoding T9SS type A sorting domain-containing protein, whose amino-acid sequence MKHLSLFFLLVLLFNFSINAQGPPPVGCPITVWNGSSWSNITGPNLGIEAIIDGDYDTNLLGIESFTCCQLTINAPYTLTIAPSNYVEVRTIAKINGNLIVQHQGSFVQKEDLINAFIVGPTGSATVNKSFNSTFSTAVKLWSSPIKGETIDETFTNTPSFGGYRYYYKTENFQDLTYEENNNNATNPGIGVDGIDDGAPFAWNFAYLNLPVESGVGYITRQAPGSAGIGTFNYAFDGEFNNGYIEVPITRNDANLSPPAGTAPGNDNNNVFIGNPYASAISLEAFLLKNTYDPVNNTTGILDGCVALWSASAPPISNNNGNESLNYSVSDYFYMNFSGPTLNVCESLPFTTCAPDAGGTPSPTPDPSISSAQGFFANFSDDIPSMSPLPTTGKVIFNNAMRIVDLNENFYKTSSSSKSTPLSNKLWLNLNSSSGINENILLSYVNGATSANDGRSYDLDLDIPYAIPYSLIYFNIDESEEKFRIQGKNPSDLNSNEEVSLGFYNSIEAVDAAPEEFAISITQFQGEFIQNRTTFLVDNLLNVCHNLTDSPYFFTSEVGEFNERFKIVFQSCDYSEACNVIFDAFAGSIAPQGKCGKYRIKAPKGDYKGYNVVLTHQGTDINVPTNGANTTFLYTENGNYIEVLSIFDEETGELCYRGDVELVVDCFKDKKTLSIYPNPARDTFNVRLNNTSEQIERTVLRNLMGIIVKQSNANSMRITSLKPGVYFVEVTSKTGKTYRKQLVVK is encoded by the coding sequence ATGAAACACCTTTCTCTTTTCTTTTTATTAGTACTTTTATTTAATTTTTCTATTAATGCGCAAGGTCCTCCACCTGTTGGCTGCCCTATAACTGTCTGGAACGGTTCAAGCTGGAGCAATATTACGGGTCCTAATCTTGGAATAGAAGCTATTATAGATGGAGATTATGATACAAACTTATTAGGAATAGAAAGCTTTACGTGCTGCCAACTTACAATAAATGCACCTTACACACTAACTATAGCTCCCTCTAATTATGTAGAAGTAAGAACTATAGCCAAAATAAATGGTAACCTTATAGTACAACATCAAGGTTCTTTTGTTCAAAAAGAAGACTTAATAAACGCTTTTATAGTTGGACCAACTGGAAGTGCTACAGTAAATAAAAGTTTTAACTCTACTTTTTCTACTGCTGTCAAGTTATGGAGTTCCCCTATAAAAGGGGAAACAATTGATGAAACTTTTACCAACACACCCTCTTTTGGTGGATACCGTTATTATTATAAAACTGAAAACTTTCAAGACTTAACTTATGAGGAAAATAATAATAACGCAACGAATCCAGGTATTGGTGTTGATGGTATAGACGATGGAGCTCCCTTTGCTTGGAATTTTGCATATTTAAATTTACCTGTTGAGTCTGGTGTGGGTTATATTACAAGACAAGCTCCTGGTTCTGCTGGCATAGGCACTTTTAATTATGCCTTTGATGGAGAATTCAACAACGGTTATATAGAAGTTCCTATTACTAGAAATGACGCAAATTTATCGCCGCCTGCCGGCACAGCTCCAGGCAATGATAATAATAACGTATTTATAGGCAACCCTTATGCTTCAGCAATAAGTCTAGAGGCTTTTTTACTCAAAAACACCTATGATCCTGTTAACAATACTACCGGAATTCTTGATGGCTGTGTCGCTTTATGGTCTGCTTCTGCGCCACCAATTAGTAATAATAATGGAAATGAAAGTTTAAATTATAGCGTATCTGATTATTTTTATATGAATTTTTCAGGCCCAACCTTAAACGTTTGCGAATCGTTGCCATTTACGACTTGTGCACCAGATGCCGGTGGTACGCCTTCTCCTACACCAGACCCCTCTATTTCATCAGCGCAAGGTTTTTTTGCTAACTTCTCTGACGATATCCCATCAATGTCTCCTTTACCAACAACTGGTAAAGTAATATTTAATAACGCCATGCGAATTGTAGATTTAAATGAGAATTTTTATAAAACCTCTTCAAGCTCTAAAAGCACTCCTTTAAGTAATAAACTTTGGCTTAACTTAAATAGTTCATCTGGAATAAATGAAAATATTTTATTAAGTTATGTAAATGGAGCTACAAGTGCTAATGATGGAAGGTCTTATGATTTAGATTTAGATATCCCTTATGCTATACCTTACAGCTTAATTTACTTTAATATAGACGAATCAGAAGAAAAGTTTAGAATACAAGGTAAAAATCCAAGCGACTTAAACAGTAATGAGGAAGTCTCTCTTGGTTTCTATAACTCTATTGAAGCTGTAGATGCTGCGCCAGAGGAATTTGCAATCTCAATTACGCAATTTCAGGGTGAATTTATTCAAAACCGCACTACGTTCTTAGTTGATAATTTATTAAATGTTTGCCATAATTTAACTGATTCTCCTTATTTCTTTACCTCTGAAGTGGGTGAATTTAATGAACGTTTTAAAATAGTATTTCAAAGTTGTGATTATTCTGAAGCCTGTAATGTTATTTTTGATGCTTTTGCTGGCTCAATAGCGCCCCAAGGAAAATGTGGGAAATATAGAATCAAAGCGCCAAAGGGTGATTATAAAGGCTATAACGTTGTTTTAACACATCAAGGAACAGATATTAATGTTCCTACCAATGGAGCAAATACGACATTTTTATATACTGAGAATGGTAACTATATCGAAGTCTTATCTATATTTGACGAAGAGACTGGTGAATTATGTTACAGAGGAGATGTAGAACTAGTAGTAGATTGCTTTAAAGATAAAAAGACATTATCCATCTACCCTAATCCTGCAAGAGATACTTTTAATGTTAGACTAAACAATACGTCTGAACAAATAGAACGTACTGTCTTAAGAAACTTAATGGGTATTATTGTAAAACAAAGTAATGCGAATAGCATGCGTATTACTAGTTTAAAACCTGGTGTGTACTTTGTTGAAGTAACTAGCAAAACTGGGAAGACCTATAGAAAACAATTAGTTGTGAAATAA